Proteins found in one Miscanthus floridulus cultivar M001 chromosome 4, ASM1932011v1, whole genome shotgun sequence genomic segment:
- the LOC136551879 gene encoding uncharacterized protein C227.17c: MDPKEKPEATSSPPPPRLDCIKCFDMLWFCYSPFHQMQNYYRHGEFDNCFGKWGDLVDCLTLKTKRVAEVEEILIAREKAKPHIWTYRTVDEASENWWRMYKHFVMLSRPLSSSAQLRPKSNES, translated from the coding sequence ATGGATCCGAAAGAGAAGCCAGAGGCAACCAGcagtccaccaccaccacggctGGACTGCATAAAATGCTTTGATATGCTCTGGTTCTGCTACTCGCCATTCCACCAGATGCAGAACTATTACCGGCATGGGGAGTTCGACAACTGCTTCGGCAAGTGGGGCGATCTTGTGGACTGCCTCACTCTCAAGACAAAGCGGGTGGCAGAGGTGGAGGAGATCCTCATCGCGCGGGAGAAGGCCAAGCCACATATCTGGACCTACCGGACGGTCGATGAAGCATCGGAGAATTGGTGGCGGATGTACAAGCATTTTGTGATGCTGTCACGACCACTGTCAAGTTCTGCGCAGCTTCGTCCCAAGTCTAATGAATCTTGA
- the LOC136551878 gene encoding uncharacterized protein — MSAGSERPYTFATPSVVPGPFSRGSGSAPTPTAAATDSTGMSSSSGAPTKSRKPPFRPAVDDTKPVLRDPISRSDLADTEEVVLRLPPFP, encoded by the exons ATGTCCGCCGGAAGCGAGAGGCCGTACACCTTCGCGACCCCCTCGGTGGTCCCGGGTCCCTTCTCCCGCGGCTCCGGCTCCGCCCCCACCCCCACCGCGGCTGCGACAGATAGCACTGGGATGAGCTCGTCCTCCGGGGCGCCGACGAAGAGCCGAAAGCCGCCGTTCCGGCCCGCCGTGGACGACACAAAGCCCGTCCTCCGCGATCCG ATATCACGGTCGGACCTGGCGGACACCGAGGAGGTCGTGCTGCGGCTGCCGCCCTTCCCCTAA